A stretch of Thermoanaerobaculum aquaticum DNA encodes these proteins:
- a CDS encoding SDR family oxidoreductase yields the protein MSAPVAVVTGGSKGIGRAIALGLLREGHRVVIAARDSQALGAAQQALATAGEVLAVPCDVRDPQSCQELVARAVAWGGRMDVLVHNAGVGVFKPVAAMTVEEFTEQLHTNLFAAFYLTRAALPHLLQSQGWVIQVASLAARHPFAGGAAYCASKAGLVAFSECLMQEVRQLGVRVAAILPGSVDTTFAGNPTGASWKLAPEDVAQAVLDLLRFPPRALPSLIELRPSQPQKR from the coding sequence CAAAGGCATTGGCAGGGCCATTGCGTTGGGGTTGCTGCGGGAAGGGCATCGGGTGGTGATTGCCGCCCGGGACTCCCAGGCGTTAGGCGCGGCGCAGCAAGCTTTGGCGACCGCAGGTGAGGTGCTGGCGGTTCCCTGCGATGTGCGGGATCCCCAAAGCTGTCAGGAGCTGGTGGCCCGGGCGGTGGCCTGGGGTGGGCGGATGGATGTGCTGGTGCACAACGCCGGCGTGGGGGTTTTCAAGCCGGTGGCGGCAATGACGGTGGAGGAGTTCACCGAGCAGCTGCACACCAACCTCTTTGCGGCCTTTTATCTTACCCGGGCGGCCCTGCCCCACCTGCTGCAAAGCCAGGGTTGGGTCATTCAGGTGGCTTCCCTGGCGGCCCGCCACCCCTTTGCCGGCGGTGCGGCGTACTGCGCCAGCAAGGCGGGGCTTGTGGCTTTTTCCGAATGCCTCATGCAGGAGGTGCGGCAGCTGGGGGTGCGGGTGGCGGCGATCCTTCCCGGCTCGGTGGACACCACCTTTGCCGGCAACCCCACCGGTGCCTCCTGGAAGCTGGCCCCCGAAGACGTGGCGCAAGCGGTGCTGGACCTCCTGCGCTTCCCACCCCGCGCCCTCCCGTCGCTCATCGAGCTGCGTCCCAGCCAGCCTCAAAAGAGGTAA